In one Nicotiana tomentosiformis chromosome 6, ASM39032v3, whole genome shotgun sequence genomic region, the following are encoded:
- the LOC138894572 gene encoding serine/threonine-protein phosphatase 7 long form homolog — MDVPPMHSGPFSDELLVLQGDHRSTYIWEGELLAQTLHARRVDDMWDFMKDRDLHPRVVQRLRDTGFYRILEIGRLQLDWSLVTALIKRWRPETHTFYLPIGEATITLQDVEVLYDMPVDGLPVALPQAMREMTRGQYLDMLQQITGFRPQDETAH; from the coding sequence ATGGATGTGCCGCCTATGCATTCCGGACCTTTCTCCGATGAGCTATTAGTGTTACAGGGCGATCATCGGTCTACCTACAtatgggagggagagttactggcccagactctcCACGCCAGGAGAGTGGACGACATGTGGGATTTTATGAAGGACAGAGATCTTCATCCCCGTGTAGTCCAGCGCCTGCGGGATACAGGCTTCTACAGGATTTTGGAGATCGGCCGGCTGCAGCTCGACTGGTCTTTGGTCACGGCTCTGATaaagcggtggcgaccggagacacATACATTTTAcctgcccattggcgaggccaccatcacgcTGCAGGACGTGGAGGTTTTATATGATATGCCTGTTGATGGACTGCCTGTTGCACTGCCtcaggccatgagagagatgacgcgTGGGCAGTATTTGGACATGCTGCAGCAGATCACTGGTTTCAGGCCACAGGATGAGACTGCACACTGA